The Geoglobus acetivorans genome window below encodes:
- the rd gene encoding rubredoxin, whose amino-acid sequence MAKYQCKVCGYVYDEAEGDPDNDIPAGTMWEDLPDDWVCPVCGASKEDFEKIE is encoded by the coding sequence ATGGCAAAATACCAGTGCAAGGTATGCGGATATGTGTATGATGAAGCAGAGGGAGATCCGGATAACGACATTCCGGCAGGGACGATGTGGGAGGATCTCCCAGATGACTGGGTTTGCCCTGTTTGCGGGGCAAGTAAAGAAGATTTTGAAAAAATCGAATAA
- a CDS encoding flavodoxin domain-containing protein: protein MYVEIKPGIYWVGAVDWNIRNFHGYITRFGTTYNAYLIRAEKTVLVDTVKAGFENQLFEKLDALGVDNLDYLVVNHIEMDHAGSVKAVIERYPEVKIVTNVRGKNGLKEAYGIEHDTIVVKTGDKLEVGKTLTFIETPLVHWPDSMATYVVEDKVLLPNDAFGEHYASAGRFDDEFSDEEMGVIFRECAKYYANIVLLYSKQVSKVLGSIESMGLEIDVIAPSHGIIWRKRIPEIVEKYRGWSSGEAEERVVIAYDSMWNHTEKAVKEVVSGIEEAGVDYIIYRLSVSDFTEVMTDVMLSRGLIVGSPTLNRELFPSVASFLTYMKGLKPFNKVAGAFGSYGWSGEAVGKIVNVFNELKFDVVGSVRFKFSHDGAENDLRELGRAVAERIKES, encoded by the coding sequence ATGTATGTCGAGATAAAGCCCGGTATCTACTGGGTTGGAGCGGTGGACTGGAATATAAGGAATTTCCACGGATACATAACGAGATTTGGCACAACCTACAACGCCTATCTGATCCGGGCCGAAAAAACCGTTCTTGTGGACACTGTAAAGGCGGGCTTTGAGAACCAGCTGTTCGAGAAGCTGGACGCCCTCGGAGTTGATAATCTTGATTATCTCGTGGTCAACCATATAGAAATGGATCATGCGGGATCCGTGAAGGCAGTGATTGAAAGATATCCGGAAGTGAAGATTGTTACAAATGTAAGGGGAAAGAACGGTTTGAAGGAAGCCTACGGCATAGAGCATGACACGATTGTCGTGAAGACAGGAGATAAACTGGAAGTGGGTAAAACGCTAACATTCATCGAAACTCCTCTCGTTCACTGGCCCGATAGCATGGCCACGTACGTTGTCGAGGATAAAGTTCTGCTTCCGAATGATGCTTTCGGAGAACACTACGCAAGTGCAGGAAGGTTTGACGATGAGTTTAGCGACGAGGAAATGGGAGTGATATTCAGGGAGTGTGCCAAGTACTATGCCAACATTGTTTTGCTGTACAGCAAGCAGGTTTCAAAGGTTCTCGGGAGTATTGAATCCATGGGGCTGGAGATAGATGTGATCGCCCCCTCACATGGAATAATCTGGAGAAAGAGGATTCCAGAGATTGTTGAAAAATACAGAGGATGGAGCAGCGGTGAGGCTGAAGAGAGGGTTGTCATTGCCTACGATTCCATGTGGAATCACACCGAAAAAGCGGTAAAAGAGGTTGTGAGCGGAATTGAAGAGGCGGGAGTGGATTACATTATCTACAGGCTCTCGGTCTCTGATTTCACGGAAGTCATGACCGACGTAATGCTTTCCAGAGGGCTGATCGTTGGGTCTCCCACACTAAACAGAGAGCTATTTCCTTCTGTTGCGAGCTTTTTGACCTACATGAAGGGTCTGAAACCCTTTAACAAGGTTGCTGGAGCATTTGGAAGCTACGGATGGAGTGGGGAGGCGGTGGGGAAAATTGTTAACGTCTTCAATGAACTGAAATTTGATGTTGTTGGGAGTGTGAGGTTTAAGTTCTCTCATGATGGGGCAGAAAACGATCTCAGGGAGCTTGGCAGAGCTGTGGCGGAGAGGATAAAGGAAAGCTGA
- a CDS encoding sulfurtransferase TusA family protein: MRVIDLRGQKCMNHILKLENEFRDAGKVFVAITDDESAIYDIPVWASSKGIEILEIKREGGLLRFLMRK; encoded by the coding sequence ATGAGGGTCATTGACCTCAGAGGTCAGAAGTGTATGAACCACATTTTAAAGCTCGAAAATGAATTCAGGGATGCCGGCAAGGTCTTTGTGGCAATAACTGACGACGAATCAGCAATCTATGACATTCCTGTATGGGCCTCCAGCAAGGGCATTGAAATACTTGAAATCAAGAGAGAAGGAGGACTTTTGAGGTTCCTGATGAGAAAATAG
- a CDS encoding PIN domain-containing protein, which translates to MDTDVILSQIKEKDWLKDIVKRKLEAIDEGFVTSAITIVECQIVLIRESGRSEAIKVHEKIEELGVRILPLSEEILGISSDLLERYPKLNIFDSIHLAHAIHEGEKILSTDRLFDEVEGIVRVDPLK; encoded by the coding sequence ATGGACACTGACGTCATCCTGTCTCAAATAAAGGAAAAGGACTGGCTCAAGGATATCGTGAAAAGGAAACTGGAAGCAATAGATGAGGGGTTTGTTACCTCGGCAATTACAATTGTGGAGTGTCAGATCGTGCTCATCAGAGAATCTGGAAGAAGTGAGGCGATAAAAGTCCATGAAAAGATCGAAGAACTTGGTGTCAGGATCCTTCCTTTAAGCGAAGAGATTCTTGGGATCTCCTCTGATTTGCTTGAAAGATACCCAAAGCTGAACATCTTTGATTCGATACATCTGGCTCATGCAATTCATGAGGGGGAGAAAATACTCTCAACCGACAGACTGTTTGATGAAGTTGAGGGTATTGTCAGGGTGGATCCTTTAAAGTGA
- a CDS encoding ribbon-helix-helix protein, CopG family — protein MATEKGRLVIPVSLPEGLVKELDELVKKKVFSSRSEALRYGARLVVLLEKGAHEVAEDYAYEMIKERLERRVRNVYGH, from the coding sequence ATGGCAACTGAGAAGGGAAGGCTTGTAATCCCAGTCTCCCTCCCTGAAGGTCTGGTTAAGGAACTGGACGAACTTGTTAAGAAAAAGGTATTTTCCTCAAGATCCGAAGCTCTCAGATACGGTGCAAGACTCGTGGTTCTCCTTGAGAAAGGAGCTCATGAGGTGGCTGAAGATTACGCATACGAAATGATCAAGGAGAGGCTTGAAAGGAGAGTCAGGAATGTATATGGACACTGA
- a CDS encoding type II toxin-antitoxin system HicA family toxin — MKLPRDLDGEKLAKLPRKYGYEVTRQTGSHMRLTIHINGEHHITIPKHRPLKPGTLNSILKDVAEHLRISKRELMKELIG, encoded by the coding sequence ATGAAACTTCCAAGAGATCTCGATGGAGAAAAACTTGCAAAACTTCCCCGAAAATATGGTTATGAAGTAACAAGGCAGACAGGAAGCCACATGAGATTGACAATACACATCAATGGAGAGCACCACATCACAATACCAAAACACAGACCTCTGAAACCGGGAACTCTGAACTCAATTCTCAAAGATGTTGCAGAACATTTGAGGATTAGCAAAAGAGAGCTGATGAAAGAGCTTATTGGTTGA
- a CDS encoding 2-oxoisovalerate dehydrogenase, producing MQELKKLNEIIFLVEETDDGYVARALGHSIFTEADSLEELREMVKDAVECHFDEEERPKIIRLHIVKQEVLAL from the coding sequence ATGCAAGAACTCAAAAAACTTAACGAAATCATTTTTCTCGTTGAAGAAACTGATGATGGATATGTAGCAAGAGCCTTAGGTCACTCAATCTTTACTGAAGCTGATTCCCTTGAAGAACTGAGAGAAATGGTAAAGGATGCTGTTGAATGTCACTTTGATGAAGAAGAGAGGCCAAAAATCATCAGACTCCACATAGTGAAGCAAGAGGTTCTGGCATTATGA
- a CDS encoding cytochrome c3 family protein produces MNAMKIVLAAVFLSLLIAPVLGAEYVGSDRCKTCHKDIWEDFMKTGHPYKLRPVDEARQGNEEFGIRKVTELPNGYTWDDITYVIGGVWWKTRFVNETGYIVTGNAVQYNLETGQWVPYDPDEVAKPYNCGKCHTTGYNEDGHQDGLPGIVGTWAFPGIECEACHGPASEHVANPTEVKPEVDTSSALCGKCHVRGDPSRIPASNGFIKHHEQYNELLASPHKDLSCITCHDPHKSVKNPMVDDAIKMKCEQCHGDVAKEFAESEMAKEGVECTDCHMPFAAKSAVKRAEFEGDIRSHLFRINTDPSAPMFTDDGKYTAGGYLTLDFACLYCHTDKDREWAAKYAVKAHKFEEEEPKPTPTATATPTPEKTATPEQTPTKEKQKPTPGFEVLGAVAALLGAIYLLGRRR; encoded by the coding sequence ATGAATGCCATGAAAATCGTTCTGGCAGCTGTTTTTCTGAGCCTGCTCATTGCACCAGTGCTGGGAGCAGAGTACGTCGGCAGTGACAGGTGCAAAACATGCCACAAAGATATATGGGAAGACTTCATGAAAACGGGACACCCCTACAAGCTCAGACCGGTTGATGAGGCAAGACAGGGCAATGAAGAGTTCGGCATAAGAAAGGTAACCGAGCTTCCGAATGGCTACACCTGGGACGACATTACATACGTTATCGGAGGCGTATGGTGGAAAACCAGATTCGTTAACGAGACTGGTTATATTGTAACAGGCAATGCAGTTCAGTACAATCTTGAAACGGGCCAGTGGGTTCCGTATGATCCGGACGAGGTTGCCAAACCCTACAACTGTGGAAAATGTCACACCACGGGCTACAATGAGGATGGCCATCAGGACGGTTTACCGGGAATTGTTGGCACATGGGCGTTTCCGGGTATAGAGTGTGAAGCATGCCATGGGCCTGCAAGTGAGCATGTTGCAAACCCGACCGAGGTGAAACCGGAGGTAGATACCAGCAGTGCCCTATGTGGAAAATGCCACGTTAGAGGAGACCCAAGCAGGATACCTGCCAGCAACGGATTCATCAAGCACCACGAGCAGTACAACGAACTTCTTGCCTCACCACACAAGGACCTCAGCTGCATCACGTGCCATGACCCCCACAAGAGCGTCAAGAATCCGATGGTTGACGACGCAATAAAGATGAAGTGCGAACAGTGCCACGGCGATGTTGCAAAAGAGTTTGCTGAAAGCGAGATGGCAAAAGAGGGTGTTGAATGTACAGACTGTCACATGCCGTTCGCCGCAAAGTCGGCAGTCAAGAGAGCAGAATTCGAAGGAGACATAAGGTCTCACCTCTTCAGGATAAACACCGATCCGAGTGCGCCCATGTTCACAGATGATGGCAAGTACACTGCCGGTGGATACCTGACACTCGACTTCGCCTGTCTCTACTGTCACACGGACAAGGACAGAGAGTGGGCAGCAAAGTATGCTGTGAAGGCCCACAAATTCGAGGAGGAAGAGCCAAAACCGACTCCAACAGCCACCGCCACCCCAACACCGGAAAAGACCGCAACGCCAGAGCAGACCCCAACAAAAGAAAAACAGAAACCAACTCCGGGATTTGAAGTCCTCGGAGCGGTTGCCGCATTGCTCGGAGCCATTTACCTGCTTGGCAGGAGAAGATAA
- the scpB gene encoding SMC-Scp complex subunit ScpB has translation MKDKIEAILFASSDPLSPSKIAKVIGSEAGEVEKAIEELIRDYSSRETSIEIVKLGKKYLMRVKPEYSEIIRNFTERDLEKGVLRTLAIIAIKQPVKLSELAKIRGNRCYEHVKKLREMGFITEEKKGRSTILRTTKNFAIYFGLKSSDPEEIKETLLRIVKKDRKLEEYFGRL, from the coding sequence ATGAAGGACAAGATTGAGGCAATTCTGTTCGCATCCTCGGATCCACTATCCCCTTCAAAAATCGCAAAGGTAATCGGGTCAGAGGCAGGAGAAGTGGAAAAGGCAATCGAAGAGCTTATCAGAGACTACTCGTCAAGAGAAACATCCATAGAAATCGTGAAGCTCGGAAAAAAGTATTTGATGAGAGTGAAACCGGAGTACTCCGAAATAATAAGAAATTTCACAGAGAGGGACCTCGAAAAAGGTGTTTTAAGAACGCTTGCCATAATTGCGATAAAACAGCCCGTAAAGCTTTCAGAACTGGCGAAGATAAGGGGAAACAGATGCTACGAGCATGTTAAAAAACTCCGGGAGATGGGGTTTATTACCGAGGAGAAGAAGGGAAGATCGACAATACTCAGGACCACCAAGAACTTTGCCATATACTTCGGACTTAAAAGCTCAGATCCGGAGGAAATAAAGGAAACTCTGCTCAGAATAGTCAAAAAGGACAGAAAGCTTGAAGAATATTTCGGGAGGCTGTAA
- a CDS encoding segregation/condensation protein A: MLYNLARKGEIDPVNIDVVDVADKFLKELEKAKKLDLRISGRVLLYAAILVRMKSDIITTEAIGIQEEEAENDYEGDFSEPVYVDYDYPEDEFESYIAQDFIEEEILDESILEDELISALIDAGRKRVRRYTTLEDLIKELESAERVRKARRKRRVRKPEVQIDPLEVPHDEDLEESIEKLKTVIEEMMKNRDIVKLGEIAGFDLVSKYISILHLAFRRVFEIHQERIFETDIEIRRLNDEGQD; the protein is encoded by the coding sequence ATGCTCTACAACCTTGCCAGGAAGGGCGAAATCGATCCGGTGAATATAGATGTAGTCGATGTTGCAGACAAGTTTCTCAAAGAGCTTGAGAAGGCAAAAAAGCTTGATTTGAGGATTTCAGGAAGGGTTCTGCTCTATGCGGCCATCCTCGTCAGGATGAAGTCAGACATCATAACCACGGAGGCAATCGGAATTCAGGAGGAAGAGGCAGAGAATGATTACGAAGGGGATTTTTCAGAGCCGGTGTACGTGGATTACGACTATCCCGAAGACGAATTCGAATCATACATTGCTCAGGACTTTATTGAAGAGGAGATACTGGACGAAAGCATTCTTGAAGATGAACTCATAAGCGCACTGATTGATGCCGGAAGGAAGAGGGTCAGGAGATACACAACACTTGAGGACCTGATAAAGGAGCTGGAGTCAGCAGAGAGGGTGAGGAAAGCAAGGAGGAAGAGAAGGGTCAGAAAACCGGAAGTGCAGATCGATCCCCTTGAAGTCCCCCATGACGAGGACCTTGAAGAGAGTATAGAGAAGCTGAAAACGGTGATCGAGGAAATGATGAAAAACAGAGACATCGTGAAGCTCGGAGAGATTGCCGGTTTTGACCTCGTCTCGAAGTACATTTCTATACTTCATCTCGCATTCAGAAGGGTGTTCGAGATACACCAGGAGAGAATCTTCGAGACCGACATAGAGATTAGGAGGTTGAACGATGAAGGACAAGATTGA
- the smc gene encoding chromosome segregation protein SMC — MHVKKITIRNFKSFGKKVEIPLERGFTVISGPNGSGKSNIIDAILFCLGLHSSSKVLRAEKLTDLVFSGNGKRSDSAEVELVFQTDGDELVISRKIKVTDRNYYSHYYINGKPASHGEVVKILEKHGIFSDAYNVVMQGDVTRIVEMTPVQRRKIIDDIAGISEFEEKKAKAIEELEAVRQNIETISAVLHEVESRLRELEKDREVALRYKSLISKKEELEAELKAIRRKELVGKIKRLEKEIERLEAQKDSAINRISEILKEKDSLKEKLEEITRKISETADEEYRKIQERITDCQAELESLKKEEDYLNKEIDRLNQERVRLLLEISKLNDLLEDMKKELDRLYDQKSGVEENLKSIEIQIENVRAEIEKIGGKEREIKDKLISISSQLESLRDRRSELLRERDRLYEGMRRITIEIEELDSELSRIRAEYDTIKKEIKEKEAEREQIEREIARETKERQKIDSKLFQFRNQLSQIDEDIKQKELELAKVKAELSAYDAAFGRAVELILEAKEKKALPGIYGVVAQLAEVDEKYALALEIAAGSALNFIVVETEEDAIRAIKYLKQIRGGRATFLPLNKIRKNFEKVNLNKGVLKAEGVIDYAVNLVSCESKFRPVFNFVFRDTIVVDTVENAKKIMDGKRIVTLDGELIEKTGAITGGSIDRKRGLLISKELLEREKKISEDISILNSKKAALLGEVRKLEDQWREINERIKSADEKLRNAESDLKLLKARLDGLSHRESEIIEKIDSKERERRELGVKVQDTEKSLKKVDSEIQMFEKEIDELNRKLKGSALPKLTEEHDNLKNRLSLAREAMIKVEGDIEKKELEIKQLEKEIGEKESRIAEIDSGVNELRDKIEKNRHRMDELRVEIEELNERESVLGAKVRELRTRRDETFSRIKELEKEEGKLEYEITGFDEKIRARREVVQQLASEVSELPEAEPRMSREDAVRELDEVERELSGFGDVNLKAIKEYEEVKERWEEIYSRKLELEKERGEILERIDRYDRMKKEKFFEVFNAINENFKDVIAKLTNGEGELNLDNPDDPFNSGLYMKVRPYGKQVQRLEQMSGGEKSLVALALIFAIQRYKPAPFYAFDEVDMFLDGVNVARLARMIKEMSSRAQFIVVSLRKPMLEQADAIVGVTMGRDNISQVTGIRRASMIQ; from the coding sequence ATGCATGTAAAAAAAATAACAATAAGGAATTTCAAATCATTTGGTAAAAAGGTAGAGATACCCCTCGAACGAGGTTTTACTGTCATAAGCGGGCCGAATGGAAGCGGCAAATCCAACATAATTGACGCAATTCTTTTCTGCCTCGGTCTGCATTCTTCATCCAAGGTCCTCAGAGCAGAGAAACTCACAGACCTCGTATTTTCAGGAAATGGAAAAAGAAGCGACAGTGCAGAGGTTGAACTCGTATTCCAGACGGACGGAGACGAACTGGTAATCTCAAGGAAGATAAAGGTTACAGATAGAAATTACTACAGCCATTACTACATCAACGGAAAACCTGCAAGTCACGGCGAGGTCGTAAAGATTCTTGAAAAACACGGGATTTTCAGCGATGCATACAACGTTGTGATGCAGGGAGACGTTACAAGGATAGTGGAAATGACTCCCGTGCAGAGACGAAAAATCATAGACGACATTGCCGGAATTTCTGAATTTGAGGAAAAAAAGGCAAAGGCAATTGAAGAGCTTGAAGCTGTAAGGCAAAACATCGAAACAATTTCGGCTGTTCTGCATGAGGTCGAATCAAGGTTGAGGGAGCTTGAAAAAGACAGAGAGGTCGCATTGAGATACAAATCCCTCATCTCAAAAAAGGAAGAGCTTGAGGCGGAGCTTAAGGCAATAAGAAGGAAAGAGCTTGTGGGTAAAATCAAAAGACTCGAAAAGGAGATAGAGAGGCTCGAAGCTCAGAAGGACAGTGCAATTAACAGAATCTCCGAAATTCTGAAGGAGAAGGACTCGCTCAAAGAGAAGCTTGAAGAGATTACGAGAAAAATATCGGAAACGGCAGATGAGGAGTACAGGAAGATTCAGGAAAGAATTACAGATTGTCAGGCCGAGCTTGAAAGTCTGAAAAAGGAAGAAGACTACCTCAACAAGGAAATTGACAGGCTAAATCAGGAGAGAGTAAGGCTGCTTCTCGAAATAAGCAAGCTCAACGACCTTTTAGAAGATATGAAAAAGGAACTTGATAGGCTGTATGACCAGAAGTCGGGTGTGGAAGAGAACCTGAAATCAATCGAAATTCAGATTGAAAATGTCAGGGCCGAGATAGAAAAAATCGGCGGAAAGGAGAGGGAAATCAAGGATAAACTCATTTCAATTTCATCTCAGCTCGAAAGTCTGAGGGACAGGAGATCGGAACTTCTGCGTGAGAGAGACAGGCTCTATGAGGGAATGAGGAGAATCACAATCGAGATTGAAGAGCTTGATAGCGAGCTGTCAAGAATAAGGGCAGAATACGACACCATAAAGAAAGAAATTAAAGAAAAAGAGGCGGAAAGAGAGCAGATAGAAAGAGAGATTGCAAGAGAGACAAAGGAAAGACAGAAGATAGACAGCAAACTTTTCCAGTTCAGGAATCAGCTATCCCAGATCGATGAAGACATAAAACAAAAGGAGCTTGAGCTTGCAAAGGTTAAGGCAGAGCTTTCTGCCTACGATGCTGCTTTTGGCAGAGCGGTTGAGCTGATTCTCGAGGCAAAGGAGAAAAAAGCTCTTCCCGGAATTTATGGTGTTGTCGCCCAGCTTGCAGAGGTTGACGAGAAGTATGCACTGGCCCTTGAAATAGCCGCCGGCAGCGCCCTCAACTTCATCGTCGTTGAGACTGAAGAGGATGCCATAAGAGCAATCAAGTACCTGAAGCAGATCAGAGGGGGCAGAGCCACTTTTCTCCCACTTAACAAGATCAGAAAGAATTTCGAGAAGGTTAACCTCAACAAAGGTGTTCTGAAAGCTGAAGGGGTTATAGACTATGCTGTCAATCTCGTGAGCTGTGAATCGAAATTCAGGCCGGTATTCAACTTCGTATTCAGAGATACAATAGTCGTGGATACTGTGGAGAATGCCAAAAAAATCATGGACGGAAAAAGAATCGTTACTCTTGATGGAGAACTGATCGAAAAAACTGGCGCCATAACCGGAGGGAGCATCGACAGGAAAAGAGGCCTGTTAATCTCCAAAGAATTGCTTGAAAGGGAGAAAAAGATTTCCGAAGATATTTCAATTCTGAACTCCAAGAAAGCTGCCCTTCTGGGAGAGGTCAGAAAACTCGAAGACCAGTGGAGAGAGATAAATGAAAGGATAAAGAGCGCTGACGAAAAGCTAAGAAATGCCGAAAGTGATCTCAAACTTCTGAAGGCAAGACTTGATGGGCTTTCTCACAGAGAATCAGAGATAATTGAAAAAATTGATTCTAAAGAGCGGGAAAGAAGAGAACTCGGTGTGAAAGTCCAGGATACTGAAAAATCCCTGAAGAAAGTCGATTCAGAAATACAGATGTTCGAAAAGGAAATAGATGAGCTGAACAGAAAATTGAAGGGTAGTGCATTGCCCAAACTCACGGAAGAGCATGATAATCTAAAAAACAGGCTCTCCCTCGCCAGAGAAGCGATGATCAAGGTTGAAGGAGATATAGAAAAGAAAGAACTCGAAATTAAACAGTTGGAAAAGGAGATAGGCGAAAAAGAGAGCAGAATTGCCGAAATTGATTCAGGCGTTAACGAGCTGAGGGATAAAATCGAGAAAAACAGGCACAGAATGGATGAGCTACGAGTGGAAATCGAAGAACTTAACGAAAGAGAGAGTGTGCTTGGGGCGAAGGTCAGGGAACTTAGAACCAGAAGAGATGAGACATTTTCAAGAATCAAGGAGCTGGAAAAGGAAGAGGGTAAACTCGAGTACGAAATTACAGGATTCGACGAAAAGATCAGAGCCAGAAGAGAAGTCGTGCAACAGCTCGCATCTGAGGTTTCAGAGCTTCCCGAAGCTGAACCGAGAATGAGCAGGGAGGATGCAGTCAGAGAGCTTGATGAAGTGGAGAGAGAGCTTTCAGGGTTTGGAGACGTGAACCTCAAGGCCATAAAAGAGTACGAAGAAGTGAAGGAAAGATGGGAAGAAATATACTCCAGAAAGCTCGAACTTGAAAAGGAGAGAGGAGAGATACTCGAAAGAATAGACAGATACGATAGAATGAAGAAGGAGAAGTTTTTTGAGGTGTTCAATGCCATTAACGAGAACTTCAAAGATGTTATTGCGAAGCTCACGAATGGTGAGGGTGAGCTTAATCTCGACAATCCAGATGACCCGTTCAATTCGGGTCTTTACATGAAGGTCAGACCGTATGGCAAACAGGTCCAGAGGCTGGAGCAGATGAGTGGTGGAGAGAAAAGCCTTGTAGCCCTTGCCCTGATTTTTGCCATTCAGCGCTACAAGCCTGCACCATTCTATGCATTTGACGAGGTGGATATGTTCCTGGACGGAGTCAACGTTGCGAGACTTGCAAGAATGATAAAGGAGATGTCGTCAAGGGCACAGTTCATTGTCGTATCGCTCAGAAAGCCCATGCTCGAACAGGCTGATGCGATTGTTGGAGTTACGATGGGGAGGGACAACATATCACAGGTAACTGGAATACGGAGAGCATCGATGATCCAGTAG
- the aspS gene encoding aspartate--tRNA(Asn) ligase, giving the protein MRKYTADVGEEDYGGNVELYGWVHEVRDLGGLVFLILRDREGFAQITLPKKVVDRELFKKARKIRRESVIRVVGEVKPEEKAPNGFEIIPQEIEILNEADAPLPLEVTEKVPAELDTRLDNRFMDLRKPRIQAIFRIRHVAVQTIREFFDRHGFVEVHTPKIVSTATEGGTELFPITYFEREAFLNQSPQLYKQALMAAGLEKVLEIGPIFRAEEHNTVRHLNEAISVDIEVSFTDHEGVMKYLEELVKSIHENVAERCERYLDWIDARVEVPETPFERVKYDEAVEIASRKGEEITWGDDLSTQALKFVAEEFDGYYFIVDWPTESKPFYAMPYEDEPEISKTFDLMKGWIEISSGAQRIHTYDLLVKRIKEQGLDPESFGFYLDTFRYGMPPHSGWGMGLERLLMAMLELPNIREAVLFPRDRQRLVP; this is encoded by the coding sequence ATGAGAAAGTACACAGCAGATGTTGGTGAGGAAGATTACGGCGGAAATGTGGAACTATATGGATGGGTTCATGAAGTGAGAGACCTTGGAGGGCTCGTCTTCCTGATCCTGAGAGACAGAGAAGGCTTTGCTCAGATAACGCTGCCCAAGAAGGTTGTCGACAGAGAACTCTTCAAAAAAGCAAGGAAAATAAGGAGAGAGAGCGTCATAAGAGTGGTCGGTGAGGTTAAACCCGAGGAAAAAGCTCCAAATGGTTTTGAGATAATACCTCAGGAAATCGAAATACTCAACGAAGCTGACGCACCCCTCCCACTGGAGGTAACGGAAAAGGTGCCTGCAGAGCTGGATACGAGACTGGACAACAGGTTCATGGATCTGAGAAAACCGAGAATACAGGCAATCTTCAGAATCAGGCATGTTGCCGTGCAGACGATTCGGGAATTCTTCGATAGGCACGGGTTCGTAGAAGTTCACACTCCAAAGATTGTATCGACCGCAACCGAAGGCGGTACCGAGCTTTTCCCGATAACATACTTCGAGAGAGAGGCATTTCTCAACCAGAGCCCGCAGCTCTACAAACAGGCTCTGATGGCCGCAGGGCTCGAAAAGGTCCTTGAAATCGGCCCGATATTCAGGGCAGAGGAGCACAACACAGTAAGACACCTTAATGAAGCGATAAGCGTTGACATTGAAGTGAGCTTTACAGACCACGAGGGAGTCATGAAGTATCTTGAAGAGCTTGTAAAGAGTATCCACGAAAATGTTGCCGAAAGGTGCGAGAGATACCTGGACTGGATAGATGCCAGAGTTGAAGTGCCCGAAACACCTTTTGAGAGAGTGAAGTACGACGAGGCAGTTGAGATCGCAAGCAGGAAGGGAGAAGAGATTACATGGGGAGATGATCTGTCAACACAGGCACTGAAATTCGTAGCAGAAGAATTCGACGGATATTACTTCATTGTTGACTGGCCCACAGAATCAAAGCCGTTCTATGCAATGCCGTACGAGGATGAGCCTGAAATATCCAAAACATTCGATCTCATGAAGGGATGGATTGAGATATCCAGCGGTGCCCAGAGAATTCACACATACGACCTGCTTGTGAAGAGAATTAAGGAGCAGGGTCTTGATCCTGAAAGTTTCGGATTCTATCTTGATACGTTCAGATACGGTATGCCCCCGCACTCGGGCTGGGGCATGGGTCTTGAAAGGCTTCTCATGGCCATGCTCGAGCTACCAAACATCAGGGAGGCTGTGCTGTTCCCAAGGGACAGGCAGAGACTTGTTCCGTGA